From the Romeriopsis navalis LEGE 11480 genome, the window GTACAAGTACAACCTCAATAAGAAAATCGCCATCACCCCTGGTTTGGCGGTAATCTTCAACCCCGAGCACAACAGCAACAACGATACGATCTTCGTCGGGACCATTCGTACGACCTTTAAGTTCTAAATCATTTTCGTTTCACACCCACAACCGGGGTGGCTGAATCTTGGCTGCCCCTTTTTTCTCGCTTTAGCTTCTCACGTTTTCGCCCTTAGCTTCTCAATTATAGATACGCCGAACCTATGGCCCTGAGTGAACCAATCGCACGCAATATACCGGTGGCTGATGAGGATTCGATTTATCAGGCACAGGGATTTTCATTGCCGATCGATCGCATCTTTAAAGGAATTAGCCTTGCAATTTCGCTTGGGGTAGTCGGTCTACTCTTTTGGTTAACTTGGGTGATCTTCAATCAAGCCCGACCAGCCATCGCCCAGTATGGCTTCGGCTTTTTAAGCAGTTCCGAATGGGATGCCGATAGTGAGATCTTCGGCGCGTTGCCCTATGTCTATGGCACCTTAGTGAGTTCGTTATTGGCCCTATCGATGGCGGTGCCAGTCGGTTTATCAGCGGCAGTTGTCACCAGTGAAGATTTCCTGCCAAAATCTATTCAAGCCCCGATCGTCTTTTTGATTGAATTAATTGCTTCTATCCCGAGTGTAATTGTGGGCTTCTGGGGGATATTTGTATTAGTCCCATTTCTAGAGCCGGTGCAACTCGGCCTATATAAAACGCTGGGGTGGATACCATTTTTCAGCACCGAAACACCCGGATTCAGCATGTTTGTCGCGGCAGTAGTACTCGCTGTGATGATTTTGCCGACAATCGCCTCAATTAGTCGGGATGTGATTCAGGCTGTGCCACGGGATATTCGCAGTGCCTCAATCGCCTTAGGCGCAACGCGCTGGGAAATGATTTTAACAGTCTTATTACCGTCAAGTATTTCGGGGATTGTCGGAGCAGTGATGCTGGCATTAGGTCGCGCATTAGGAGAAACAATGGCTGTGACAATGGTAATCGGCAACTCCGATCGATTGAATATTTCATTGTTTGATGCAGCAAATACGATTCCGGCTATGCTGGCGAATGAATTTGGTGAAGCCTTTGGCGATCTACATGTCGGGGCCTTAATGTATCTGGCGTTAGTCTTATTTCTACTGACGTTAGCCGTGAATGTTGCAGCAGTATATCTCGTTCAAGCGTTAAGTTTTAAGGCACAGTAAGCGAGCCAATGATATGGTAAACCCAATCAACCCGAGTCAAGTAACCAAACCCCTCGCTCCGGGACGTGCTTGGTTCGATCACGGCATGACAGTATTAAGCTATGGCTTAACCGCATTAGCGATCTTGCCACTGGTCTCTTTAGTCTGGAAAATCTTCAGTGAAGGTCTGAAGCAACTCAGCTTTAATTCACTGACGCAATCACTGGCCGATGAGCCAGTTGGATTTGCGAATGCGATTCTTGGAACGTTGATGATTGTATTGGTTTCAGCATTATTTAGTTTGCCAACTGGCATAATCACTGCCATCTATTTGTCGGAGTTTGGCAAAGACATAAAAGTTGCCCGTATCATTCGATTTATGGTGCGGATTATTAGTGCAGTGCCATCGATCGTTATGGGGGTCTTTGCCTATGCCGTACTAGTCGTTACCTTGGGTAAACCTTCAGCCCTAGCGGGAAGTTTTGCCTTGGCCGTCTTGATGTTGCCTATGGTGATTTTGGCAACGGAAGAAGCACTCAAGCTAATTCCCCAAAATCAACGGGCTGGGTCAGCTGCCCTCGGAGCCAACCAGATTCAAACCACCTTCAAAGTTGTAATTCGTCCCGCTTTACCAGGAATTACCACCGCATCTTTACTCGCAATTGCACGCGCAGCGGGAGAGACAGCGCCAGTATTGCTGACCGCACAGTTTAGCCAATTCTATCCCGAGGGATTGCTCAATCCCAGCCCATCGTTATCAGTGATGATCTATGAATATGCTGAATCACCAGAGATTGCTCAAAACGAACTCGCTTGGACCGCATCACTGGTCTTATTAGTACTGGTCATGAGTCTGAGTGCGGGTGCCCGATTATTAGTGAAACGATCGGCAACTCGATGATAATCGCGCTGTCTCATCAGTAACGAACGCTGTTTCATTATGTCGCTTAATTGTATGACTTACTCTACAAAAACCATGACTCCGAATCCAAGGGCAAACCCCCATCAAATTGCTCTGAATATCCATCACCTTAATTGCTACTATGGCCGTAAATGTGCCGTCGAGGGCGTGTCGATGGAGATTTACCCGAACCAAGTCACGGCAATTATCGGTCCATCGGGTTGTGGTAAGTCAACCTTTCTCAAGTCGCTGAACCGGATTTCTGAATTAGATAGTGATGCGGTGTACGAAGGGAATGTAGAATTCTTCGGACAAAACATCTTCGATTCGCAAGTCAATCTCAATCGATTACGCAAGCAGATTGGCATGGTATTCCAGAAACCGAATCCATTTCCGATGAGTATTTATGACAATGTGGCTTATGGCGTGAAACTATTTTATCAAGTGTCGCGATCGCGCCTCGATGCAATTGTCGAAAACTCTTTGCGCGGGGCGGCCCTTTGGGATGAGGTCAAGGACAATCTGCATAAATCGGCCTTAAGCCTATCGGGTGGTCAGCAGCAGCGCTTATGTATTGCGCGGGCCTTAGCCGTCAAACCCAAAATTTTGTTAATGGATGAACCTTGTTCGGCTTTAGATCCGATCGCCACGATGAAAATTGAACAATTGATTCATAAGTTACGCGATGAATTCACGATCGTCATCGTGACACATAATATGCAACAGGCATCCCGCGTATCGGACTATACGGCCTTTTTTAGCACCGATGAAAGCCGGGTAGGTTATTTGGTGGAATACGATCGGACAGAAAAAATCTTTAGTAATCCGAGCGATCACCAGACCCACGACTATATCTCTGGTCGCGTTGGCTAAATATCGCCTTGAATCGGGTTCGCTATACTGCTAGATGTTCCCACTGTATTGACAACTAGCATGACGCATCAAAATCGCACCAAAGACCCCAAAGTTAAAACAACATCCGCGATCTGGGCTATGGCTACAGGCATGTTAGGCATCTGCATCCCGTTAGTCGCAATCACGGAAAGCGGTGTAATTTTGCCGTTACTGGTCATCCTTGGAGCAACAACGGCAACAAGCGTTATCTGGCTTGCCCCCGATCGCAAAGCACAACTACAGTTACAGCGATCGACGGAAGTCATTCAGTCCTTAGAAACCCGCATCGAAAACTTAGAGACGATTTGTAGCGGGGTTGAGTTTGATATACAGCAACGACTCTCCAGCCATGAACAAACTGCAACTGCAACCGACTCACAGCAGCAACCGATTGTTTAGATCGCAATTGTTCAGGATGCAATCACACTGGAGCAAAGTTTCAAGGTTGGTGACAGCGGTGTATGCCCAGGGACGGGTGACCGGTACAACAAACAAGGAACAGGTCGACACCAATATCGAGCTGGGAAAGGCTCGATGATTCACCAAAGATTTGACGTTGTGTTTCCACGGTATTACAGATAATCCGCAGGGTTTTTTCCTTAACTTCCAGCTGAATATCGCCAAGTTGCCAGCCAGGAAAATTATTGCTGAGAAATTCGCGGAGAACGTGGGTGATTAGCATAAAGTGATGACTTGAAATGAAGTGATTACCTGGTTGGAGCCAAGTTGAAGTCGGTAATTGCAATAAATAAAGCCGAAAATGTCGCTTCGCAGTACTCGAATGCGAGATCGTCTGAGTAAAGATACCGCAGCTCTGATTCACTCAAGCCACAGTTTAAACAAAGCTATTGATGTAACGTCAATTCAGCGAAAGTGCGATGCATTATCAGCAGGTTCGGCTAGCACACATTAGCTGGGTCGAGCTGTATCTACCAAACAAATGGTTGGCGCTCAACTAGCCACAACACAAGACAATCTGACTCACTCAGGCGGGATGGAGAGTTGGTGAGTGAATCGCAGCATTTCGGCATATGCAAAAATCACTGCGTAATTTAACCGGCTTAACAAACCCATAAATATAAACCTGCTTAAAGTTTCCCGTGCTTTTAACAACACCTCTGTGCAGGGCGATATGGGCATCGAATGATCCAGACAATACCCAATTTCACCTAACCTAAAATATCCACATTGGATTTGTCAATTGCTCTTATTGTTTTGTCAAGGTTGACCGCTGCCGCTAGCGCATCCAGTATGTCGCACGGCTCTGCGGCCCAAAGCTAATCACGTCACCCGACTGCAAAAGCCGAATTTGTTGGGGTTTACCATTCACTTGTACCCCATTAGTACTGGGTTTTCCCGCCAAATCACCATCTTGGATCTGATACCAATACTGCTGATTATCCGGGTCATCAACACGCTGGAAGACGGCATGAAATCGCGAAATAAAGCGCGACTGGAGATGAATATCATTATGCGGATCGCGGCCGATCGTATATTGACGTTGAAATAGATAGACTTCCCGACGACCGACTTCATCTTCCAGCACAAGCAATGGTTGCAGCACTGGCTGGGATGTAACGTAGTCGTCCAAACGCGTATTGCGGTGTGGCACAACATCCATCAAACTCGGATCCGTCAGACTTGGATCAAATCCCGCTTGATTAATTTCCGCGATGTTGGTGGTAGTCTCAGAACTTGCGTTGAGATTTAGGGAATTGCGGGCGAGCTGACGCCCTTGCTCCGCAACTTCATCGTTGGGATTCAGCAAGATCGCCCGATCGTAGCTAATCAGCGCCGCTTGATGCTGCTCGAGATCCAGTAGCGCACTGCCTCGATTCCGCCAGGCTTCGAACAGATCCGTCTGATAGGTGAGCGCCCGATCATAGCTATCTAGCGCGGCTTCAGCTTGATGCAGACCGTAAAGTAAAACATTACCCCGATGCAGGAGGGCCTGAGTATGATTAGGTCGGAGCTGCAAGACGCGATCGTATTCCTGCAAGGCTGCACTGTAATCACCTAGGCCATAGTGGTGCGCCTGCGCTTGATGATAATGGATTTCACTACAGGCATCACGCGCCGGTTCTAATTCGAGGGCCTGATCATAGGAAGCAATTGCCGCGGCATACAACCCCAAATCTTCCAAAACTAGGCCACGCTCGTACCATGCCTCCCAAAAGTCTGATCTGGCAGCAATTACTTTGTTGTAAAGCGCGGCAGCTTTTTCCAGCTGACCACTAGTTGCGGCAGCTAGACCTTGGCGGTACCAAGCTAATGTTTCACCGGCGAGCGGAATGCGTCCAGTATCTATCATATGGGGGCAGAGAAGTCTCCGTATCAAAGGATGCACTGCTTAATTCATCACTGCATCCATCTTGAGAGATATATTGGGCTAGATTGCTGGGCTGTACTGCCTGATCAGGCTTCAACCCAGATATTTTTAGCGTAGCGTAAATTTGGTGTTGGCTCAGTAATCTTGGTGTCAAATTTGACAAGATTTCATGAGCTTTTAATTTATTTTCTATGTTCAGCGCTATTTACTTAAGTAAATAGCGCGGCTTCACTGAACTCCAGCAAATAAATGTTTCTCTGCAAAAATGCATCGCATAATAAAGGTTAACAATCCACAAAGGGCTTGAGGCTTCAAGGGCAATGTCGATTTTCTCTGCTGTGTTTCGGTGGCGCAGGTATGTGGCGCGGCGCCGACGTCCCGGTTTCCTGCTGATCTCAGGCATGAGCCTATGTTTAGTGGCAGCGGTGAATTTGCTGCCGGTGCAAGCCCAGGTTGAGGAGTATCGCCAGCAACGCCAGCAAGTTGAGCAACAGAAGCAGCAGATTCAGAAAGCCCGCGAGCGTGTCAAGGCGCAGGCCAAGGATGCCGAAAAGAACTTGACTGGCATTCGTAAAACCATCAAAGCCACAACCGCCACAATTGCGGCTAATGAAGCAAAGCTCAAGCAGGCGGGTGAGAAGCTCAGCCAATTAGAAGCAAATTTAGGCAAAGCCGAGTCGGTATACCAAAAGCAGCAAACATCCACAGTTGCACGTTTGCAAGTCATGCAGCGGCAGCGCGGGAGTTCGGGCTGGGCGGTGCTGCTGCAAAGCCAGTCAATGAATGATTTTTTGGATCGCAGACAGCGCTTAAAGCAGGTCTTTGAAGCTGATCGCAAAGTCTTAGTCCAGTTGAAAACTGAGACAGATAAGATTGTGAAGCAGCGCAATGCCGTAGAACAGCAGAAGCAACGAATCACCATCTTGACGCAACAAAAGTTGGCCCAGCGAGCAGAACAGCAGCAGAAAGAGTCTTATCAGCGCCAGACGATCGAAAAGTTGAAGACAGATAAGCTAGCCTTAGAGGCGGCAATGTCAATTTTGTCACAGGATTCGGTGAATTTGACTGCCTTGATTCGTCAGCGGGCCAAGGTGGAGCGGCGGCAGCAAATTGGTCCCGGAAACGTGGTGGTGATTGGGTCAGGACAAGTGAGTTTCCCAGTAACAGCACCGCTTTCAAGTGAGTTCGGTTATCGGATGCATCCAATTCTAGGCTACGCCAAGTTTCATGCGGGCTTGGACTTTGCGGCAGACTATGGTGAGGTGATTCGGTCGGCGGCACCCGGTTATGTGATTTTTGCCGGTTGGTATGGGGGATACGGCAATACGGTGATTGTGGACCATGGTAATGGGGTGACGACGTTATACGCCCATGCCGATGGACTCTATGTTGAGGAAGGACAGCAGGTACAACGCGGTGAGCCGATTGCGCTAGTCGGCTCGACAGGTTTATCAACAGGACCACACTTACATTTTGAGCTGCGCTCAAATGGAGAGCCGGTTGATCCGCTACCTTATATGTAGTGTCGAATATTTCCTTGAACGCCGTGGCGTTCTCAAGTTGGAAGTTGTGTTATAATTAGTGGCCTGCTGAATCATTTGTTTTAGTGGCGAGGGCATGTAGCTCAGGGGATAGAGCATCAGATTCCGGTTCTGAGGGTCGCAGGTTCGAATCCTGCCATGCTCGTTAGTCTGAAATGCCTCAAAACGCCTAGTGTTTTGAGGCATTTCAAACCTTTTAGGTGATTTTAGAATCCGTTCAAATTTACTAAATTTGAAATATATTTGGTAGTGATGCATAGTGAGGAGACGCGGGTATGCTAATCACAGATGTGATTAGAGCAGTTTTGAACATGGAATGTCCCCGCTGCCAGTCTTAGCCCATCTCCAAAAATGGTCTGACGCACTACGATAAACAACGCTATCGCTGTAAGGACTGTCGTCGTCAATTTGTGGAAAATCCCAGTCGTCAGCCGATTACCCAAGCCCAACGCGAATTAGTTGATCGCCTGTTGAAGGAACGGCTTTCCCTGGCCGGAATTGCCCGTGCGGCGTAAGTCTCCAAACGCTGGTTGCAGTATTACGTCAATCAAAAGTATTACCAGGTCGATCAGCAGGTTTAAGTTCCCCCAAAAAAAAGGCCCGTTCGTGCTGCAGCTTGATGAACTCTGGTCTTTTGTCTATTGCAAACACCACAAATATTGGGTGTGGCTCGCGATGGATGTCGAAACCCGCGAAATCGTTGGGGCATTTATTGGCCCTCGGAGTCGAGTTGGCGCTCAAGGACTCTGGCAGTCATTAGCCGCAATTTATCGCCAATGCGCAATGTGCTATACCGATTTCTGGGAGACTTACGCACAAGTCCTACTCACCAAACGGCATCAGGCAGTTGGCAAAGAGTCCGGCCTGACCAGTTATATTGAGCGATTCAACCTCACCTTAAGACAACGCGTTAGTCGCTTAGTCCGACGCAATCTTGCCTTCTCCCAAAAACTGGCCAATCATATTGGGGCAATCTGGGACTTCATTCATCACTACAATGCGGCGCTCCAAACTCCTTGACCATCACTATGCATCCACTACCAAAAACTTTACTAATCAGGTTCAGATGATTGTCTGGGCTACCTGTACCAATTGTGGTGGTTACATCGATCTCTACGATCGTTGTACTTGCGACTATCAATAAAATCTGGCTTACGATGATTAGCGTCGTCGATCAAAGCAGACCCGAAAACCGATCGAATTGAGTCGATCATCGGGAAATAGTGATTTCGGTAGGCCGCTCTGATATATAAGTGTGCAGCAGATGACGCCATGAACCACTAAGAAGATTGGTGCGTAGTCGTCAGTTTTCTAGGAGTTGTCGGCATTCCCACTGGTAGATAATGTGAGCATTTCATCACTGGGATTGCCCCATAGCCAAAGCGCACTACTAAGTTCTACGGACTACCTACGTAAATCGATGAAACCTTTGCTAGTCAGGTTTTTTCGTCGTGTCCCGTCTACTTTTTGATTGTGCTTGATTAAACCTGCAATATTGCTTTATCACAACCTGAAACAACCTTGGGGAATAGTTTACTCAGTGCTGTTGGTAACTTGATACAAGCAGGTATGAAGATCAGTTATCTATTAAAGCAACTGCCAATCTACTCGGCATTCTAACTAAGCACGTTAGGGATTTTTAGTTGTTATGAACTGTACTACCATCCGTCCACAAATGGCTCAGACCTATGTCAATGCCATGTCGATTTTGGTTGAGGCC encodes:
- a CDS encoding carbohydrate porin, with protein sequence YKYNLNKKIAITPGLAVIFNPEHNSNNDTIFVGTIRTTFKF
- the pstC gene encoding phosphate ABC transporter permease subunit PstC, with the translated sequence MALSEPIARNIPVADEDSIYQAQGFSLPIDRIFKGISLAISLGVVGLLFWLTWVIFNQARPAIAQYGFGFLSSSEWDADSEIFGALPYVYGTLVSSLLALSMAVPVGLSAAVVTSEDFLPKSIQAPIVFLIELIASIPSVIVGFWGIFVLVPFLEPVQLGLYKTLGWIPFFSTETPGFSMFVAAVVLAVMILPTIASISRDVIQAVPRDIRSASIALGATRWEMILTVLLPSSISGIVGAVMLALGRALGETMAVTMVIGNSDRLNISLFDAANTIPAMLANEFGEAFGDLHVGALMYLALVLFLLTLAVNVAAVYLVQALSFKAQ
- the pstA gene encoding phosphate ABC transporter permease PstA — translated: MVNPINPSQVTKPLAPGRAWFDHGMTVLSYGLTALAILPLVSLVWKIFSEGLKQLSFNSLTQSLADEPVGFANAILGTLMIVLVSALFSLPTGIITAIYLSEFGKDIKVARIIRFMVRIISAVPSIVMGVFAYAVLVVTLGKPSALAGSFALAVLMLPMVILATEEALKLIPQNQRAGSAALGANQIQTTFKVVIRPALPGITTASLLAIARAAGETAPVLLTAQFSQFYPEGLLNPSPSLSVMIYEYAESPEIAQNELAWTASLVLLVLVMSLSAGARLLVKRSATR
- the pstB gene encoding phosphate ABC transporter ATP-binding protein PstB, encoding MTYSTKTMTPNPRANPHQIALNIHHLNCYYGRKCAVEGVSMEIYPNQVTAIIGPSGCGKSTFLKSLNRISELDSDAVYEGNVEFFGQNIFDSQVNLNRLRKQIGMVFQKPNPFPMSIYDNVAYGVKLFYQVSRSRLDAIVENSLRGAALWDEVKDNLHKSALSLSGGQQQRLCIARALAVKPKILLMDEPCSALDPIATMKIEQLIHKLRDEFTIVIVTHNMQQASRVSDYTAFFSTDESRVGYLVEYDRTEKIFSNPSDHQTHDYISGRVG
- a CDS encoding tetratricopeptide repeat protein: MIDTGRIPLAGETLAWYRQGLAAATSGQLEKAAALYNKVIAARSDFWEAWYERGLVLEDLGLYAAAIASYDQALELEPARDACSEIHYHQAQAHHYGLGDYSAALQEYDRVLQLRPNHTQALLHRGNVLLYGLHQAEAALDSYDRALTYQTDLFEAWRNRGSALLDLEQHQAALISYDRAILLNPNDEVAEQGRQLARNSLNLNASSETTTNIAEINQAGFDPSLTDPSLMDVVPHRNTRLDDYVTSQPVLQPLLVLEDEVGRREVYLFQRQYTIGRDPHNDIHLQSRFISRFHAVFQRVDDPDNQQYWYQIQDGDLAGKPSTNGVQVNGKPQQIRLLQSGDVISFGPQSRATYWMR
- a CDS encoding murein hydrolase activator EnvC family protein codes for the protein MARRRRPGFLLISGMSLCLVAAVNLLPVQAQVEEYRQQRQQVEQQKQQIQKARERVKAQAKDAEKNLTGIRKTIKATTATIAANEAKLKQAGEKLSQLEANLGKAESVYQKQQTSTVARLQVMQRQRGSSGWAVLLQSQSMNDFLDRRQRLKQVFEADRKVLVQLKTETDKIVKQRNAVEQQKQRITILTQQKLAQRAEQQQKESYQRQTIEKLKTDKLALEAAMSILSQDSVNLTALIRQRAKVERRQQIGPGNVVVIGSGQVSFPVTAPLSSEFGYRMHPILGYAKFHAGLDFAADYGEVIRSAAPGYVIFAGWYGGYGNTVIVDHGNGVTTLYAHADGLYVEEGQQVQRGEPIALVGSTGLSTGPHLHFELRSNGEPVDPLPYM